A single genomic interval of Lathyrus oleraceus cultivar Zhongwan6 chromosome 7, CAAS_Psat_ZW6_1.0, whole genome shotgun sequence harbors:
- the LOC127101158 gene encoding 60S ribosomal protein L12-3, with protein sequence MPPKLDPSQVVEVYVRVTGGEVGAASSLAPKIGPLGLSPKKIGEDIAKETAKDWKGLRVTVKLTVQNRQAKVAVVPSAAALVIKALKEPERDRKKTKNIKHNGNISLDDVIEIAKIMKPRSMAKELAGTVKEILGTCVSVGCTVDGKDPKDLQQEINDGDVEIPQD encoded by the coding sequence ATGCCTCCCAAGCTCGACCCATCCCAAGTCGTCGAAGTTTACGTCCGCGTCACCGGAGGTGAAGTCGGAGCAGCGAGTTCCCTCGCTCCCAAGATCGGTCCCCTCGGTCTCTCCCCGAAAAAGATCGGAGAAGACATCGCTAAGGAAACCGCCAAGGACTGGAAGGGTCTTAGGGTTACCGTCAAGCTCACCGTTCAGAATCGTCAAGCCAAGGTAGCTGTTGTTCCATCTGCGGCGGCGCTGGTTATCAAGGCCTTGAAGGAACCAGAGCGTGACAGGAAGAAGACGAAGAACATCAAGCATAACGGTAACATTTCTCTTGACGATGTTATTGAGATTGCTAAGATTATGAAACCTAGGTCGATGGCGAAGGAGCTTGCTGGAACTGTGAAGGAGATCCTGGGGACGTGTGTCTCGGTTGGATGCACCGTTGATGGAAAGGATCCGAAGGATTTGCAGCAGGAAATCAATGATGGTGATGTTGAAATCCCTCAGGATTGA